A window of the Radiobacillus deserti genome harbors these coding sequences:
- a CDS encoding TraB/GumN family protein codes for MSEENITRIDVDGKQIILIGTAHVSKHSAEQVKEVIEMEKPDSVCVELDEQRYQSIMDGNKWKDTDIFKVIKERKATLLLMNLAISSFQKRMAKQFGINAGQEMIQGIQSAEEIDANLVLADRNIQVTFSRIWHSVGTWGKAKLLMEIVFSIFSRETISEEELERLKSQDMLDAMLHEFTVNFPKLKTPLIDERDQFLAQKIKQAPGDKVVAVVGAAHVPGIKEEIHKEQDLNTITKVPPRSKVPKMIGWSIPILILLIVVYTFLANPSAGLQQTISWILWNGSFSALGAIIALGHPLAILTAFIAAPITSLNPLIASGWFAGIVQAYYRRPNVSDFENLSEDVYSVKGFWGNKVTRILLIVTLSNLGSSIGTFIGGIDVIRVFLENI; via the coding sequence ATGTCTGAAGAAAACATTACTAGAATAGATGTAGATGGAAAACAAATTATCTTAATCGGAACCGCGCATGTCTCAAAGCATAGTGCGGAGCAGGTAAAAGAAGTCATCGAGATGGAAAAGCCAGACTCTGTCTGTGTGGAACTAGATGAACAAAGATATCAATCTATTATGGACGGCAACAAGTGGAAGGATACAGATATCTTTAAAGTCATTAAAGAACGAAAAGCAACCCTTCTTTTGATGAATTTAGCCATTTCATCTTTTCAAAAAAGGATGGCAAAGCAATTCGGGATCAATGCGGGTCAAGAGATGATTCAAGGGATTCAATCAGCCGAGGAGATAGATGCTAATCTAGTGTTAGCTGATCGAAATATCCAAGTTACGTTTTCGCGAATCTGGCACAGTGTCGGGACGTGGGGGAAAGCAAAGCTATTAATGGAAATCGTTTTTAGTATTTTTAGTAGAGAGACGATTTCGGAGGAAGAATTGGAACGATTAAAGTCGCAAGATATGTTGGATGCGATGCTTCATGAATTTACTGTTAACTTTCCAAAACTAAAGACACCGTTAATTGATGAGCGGGATCAATTCCTAGCACAAAAAATAAAACAAGCACCTGGTGATAAAGTGGTTGCGGTAGTTGGTGCAGCTCATGTTCCGGGGATAAAGGAAGAAATTCATAAAGAACAAGACTTGAATACCATCACAAAAGTGCCGCCACGCTCTAAGGTGCCTAAAATGATCGGTTGGTCGATTCCGATTCTGATCTTACTGATTGTTGTTTACACTTTTTTGGCGAATCCTTCGGCGGGATTACAACAAACGATTAGCTGGATTCTTTGGAACGGTTCCTTCTCGGCTTTGGGGGCAATTATTGCCTTAGGTCACCCATTGGCGATTCTAACCGCTTTTATTGCGGCTCCTATAACTTCATTAAATCCGCTCATTGCATCAGGGTGGTTTGCTGGTATTGTACAGGCTTATTATCGTCGTCCTAACGTAAGTGATTTCGAAAACTTATCGGAAGACGTGTACAGTGTGAAAGGGTTTTGGGGGAATAAAGTAACTCGTATTTTGCTCATTGTAACATTATCTAATCTAGGGAGCTCTATCGGAACTTTCATTGGTGGAATAGATGTAATCCGAGTATTTCTTGAAAATATATAA
- a CDS encoding TetR/AcrR family transcriptional regulator, with protein MNARRKQIMDAAHQLFIDKGFADTSIQEILDEAGVAKGTFYNYFASKTQCLVAILEYVKEEGNKKRAELAYGKSPTDEDIFVEQIAVRLKMNRQYKLIGLFQAASISLDKELQAYIKKQHGQELTWMSHRIVEVYELEDKRFSFDYAVLLAGMTHHLIYIWMMGADKEVQVEKVIKYALSQLRFIIDGDNSSSTPFFSQDWLSVYHLDGISMVQVKEELIELLSDTIKKMQKSELVSPLEHLEFLKGELETEQPRYFLIESVLLALSKYKEAFGMEQEIKRIGVLTWKWLQTVKEA; from the coding sequence ATGCTGCCCATCAATTATTTATTGATAAAGGATTTGCCGACACGTCCATTCAAGAAATACTAGATGAAGCGGGTGTGGCTAAGGGAACCTTCTATAACTATTTTGCTTCTAAGACTCAATGCTTAGTCGCAATACTGGAATATGTGAAAGAAGAAGGGAATAAAAAAAGGGCAGAGCTTGCCTACGGAAAATCCCCGACAGATGAAGATATCTTTGTAGAACAAATTGCGGTAAGATTAAAGATGAACCGTCAGTATAAATTAATCGGCTTATTTCAAGCAGCTTCTATTTCTTTAGATAAGGAGCTCCAAGCATATATTAAGAAGCAGCACGGCCAAGAGTTAACGTGGATGTCCCATCGAATTGTGGAAGTTTACGAATTAGAGGACAAACGGTTTTCATTTGATTATGCAGTATTGCTAGCTGGAATGACACATCATTTGATCTATATTTGGATGATGGGTGCGGATAAAGAGGTGCAGGTTGAAAAAGTAATTAAGTATGCATTGTCCCAGCTAAGGTTTATTATTGATGGAGATAATTCGTCTTCGACACCGTTTTTTAGTCAAGATTGGTTAAGTGTCTATCATTTAGATGGAATAAGCATGGTACAAGTTAAGGAAGAACTCATAGAATTACTATCTGATACAATTAAAAAAATGCAAAAGAGTGAGCTTGTGAGTCCTCTAGAGCATTTAGAGTTTCTTAAAGGGGAGCTTGAAACAGAGCAGCCACGTTATTTCCTTATAGAAAGTGTGCTACTAGCTTTATCTAAATATAAAGAAGCTTTTGGAATGGAACAAGAGATAAAGCGCATTGGTGTCCTTACTTGGAAATGGCTACAAACTGTTAAGGAAGCGTAA